From Micromonospora echinospora, one genomic window encodes:
- a CDS encoding ricin-type beta-trefoil lectin domain protein has translation MKSFLALLATGVAVVGLTVPATAAPPPDPDATDRTGAARVDTPDLPAGMAEAMRRDLGLTDRQLADRLRVEAAAAVVDKRLRTGLGARYAGSWLTAGDRLTVAVTDESVADAVRAEGAEPRLVSRSLAALTAAQNALDGYAARHRPGTAVRSWYTDVADNSLVVTVAPGGTASARDFVARSGIPAALVRYVVQAEAPRPLYDIRGGDQYVINGNTLCSVGFAVAGGFVTAGHCGGTGSPTLGYNNVSQGTFAGSSFPGNDYGWVRTNGNWTPRPWVNNYAGGNVSVAGSTEAVIGSGVCRSGRTTHWRCGTLLGRNETVNYPQGAVSGLHRSNACAEGGDSGGAWLAGNQAQGVTSGGSGNCTSGGTTWFQPVNEILGVYGLSLVTTGGGGPGTRIISNWNNKCIDVPSSNFSDGVPLQTWTCNGTSAQSWTFTGGTLRTQNNKCMDVAWGSRENGAVIQIANCSGNPAQQFVLSAAGDLVNPQANKCVDMKDWVSGDGGRLQLWDCAGTANQKWRTG, from the coding sequence ATGAAGTCGTTCCTCGCCCTGCTCGCCACCGGTGTGGCGGTCGTCGGGCTGACCGTGCCCGCCACTGCCGCGCCCCCGCCCGACCCGGACGCGACCGACCGGACCGGCGCGGCCCGTGTCGACACTCCCGACCTGCCCGCCGGCATGGCCGAGGCGATGCGCCGGGACCTCGGCCTGACCGACCGGCAGCTCGCCGACCGGTTGCGGGTCGAGGCCGCCGCCGCCGTGGTCGACAAGCGACTGCGCACCGGGCTGGGCGCACGGTACGCCGGGTCCTGGCTGACCGCCGGGGACCGGCTCACGGTGGCGGTCACCGACGAGTCCGTCGCGGACGCCGTCCGGGCCGAGGGGGCCGAGCCCCGGCTCGTCTCCCGGAGCCTGGCCGCGCTCACCGCCGCCCAGAACGCCCTCGACGGGTACGCCGCCCGCCACCGCCCGGGCACCGCGGTACGGAGCTGGTACACCGACGTCGCCGACAACAGCCTCGTGGTGACGGTCGCCCCCGGCGGCACCGCGTCGGCCCGGGACTTCGTGGCGCGCAGCGGGATCCCCGCCGCCCTCGTCCGCTACGTCGTGCAGGCGGAGGCACCCCGTCCGCTGTACGACATCCGGGGCGGCGACCAGTACGTGATCAACGGCAACACGCTCTGTTCGGTAGGCTTCGCCGTCGCGGGTGGCTTCGTGACCGCCGGCCACTGCGGAGGCACCGGGAGCCCCACCCTCGGCTACAACAACGTCTCCCAGGGCACCTTCGCCGGGTCGTCGTTCCCGGGCAACGACTACGGCTGGGTGCGGACCAACGGCAACTGGACGCCCCGCCCGTGGGTCAACAACTATGCCGGTGGCAACGTTTCGGTCGCCGGCTCCACCGAGGCCGTGATCGGCAGCGGGGTGTGCCGGTCCGGCCGGACGACCCATTGGCGCTGCGGCACGCTCCTCGGCCGCAACGAGACGGTGAACTACCCGCAGGGCGCGGTGTCGGGTCTGCACCGCAGCAACGCCTGCGCCGAGGGCGGCGACTCCGGCGGCGCGTGGCTCGCCGGCAACCAGGCGCAGGGCGTCACCTCCGGCGGTTCCGGCAACTGCACGAGCGGCGGGACGACGTGGTTCCAGCCGGTCAACGAGATCCTCGGTGTCTACGGGCTGTCGCTGGTCACCACCGGCGGTGGGGGACCGGGCACCCGGATCATCAGCAACTGGAACAACAAGTGCATCGACGTGCCGAGCTCCAACTTCTCCGACGGCGTACCGCTGCAGACCTGGACCTGCAACGGCACGTCCGCGCAGAGCTGGACCTTCACCGGTGGCACGTTGCGCACCCAGAACAACAAGTGCATGGACGTCGCCTGGGGCTCCCGCGAGAACGGCGCGGTCATCCAGATCGCCAACTGCAGCGGCAACCCGGCCCAGCAGTTCGTCCTCTCCGCCGCCGGTGACCTGGTGAACCCGCAGGCCAACAAGTGCGTGGACATGAAGGACTGGGTCAGCGGCGACGGCGGCCGGTTGCAGTTGTGGGACTGCGCCGGCACCGCCAACCAGAAGTGGCGCACCGGCTGA
- a CDS encoding glyoxalase, which produces MTDPEVRPNETTVPLLPCVSAEETLAFYQALGFRVTYRQTRPYLYLAFAWSGFELHFGGAPAGLDPSRETSGGCLVMVDDVAPYHAAFTAGLRAAYGRVPARGLPRITRHRPGASRFTVVDPSGNSIIFIRRDEEKELEYGGSKTLKGIARALDNARILREFKNDDRAAARALTSALRRHGDTATPVERALALATLAELAVALDEPDRAEEWIAQLRAVELTDADRRRVESEVANVTRLHEWLS; this is translated from the coding sequence GTGACCGATCCCGAGGTACGTCCGAACGAGACCACCGTGCCGCTGCTGCCCTGCGTGTCCGCCGAGGAGACACTCGCCTTCTACCAGGCGCTCGGTTTCCGGGTCACCTACCGGCAGACCCGCCCCTACCTCTACCTCGCCTTCGCCTGGAGCGGCTTCGAGCTGCACTTCGGCGGCGCGCCGGCGGGACTGGACCCGAGCCGGGAGACCAGCGGGGGGTGCCTGGTGATGGTGGACGACGTCGCGCCGTACCACGCCGCGTTCACCGCCGGCCTGCGCGCCGCGTACGGCAGGGTGCCGGCCCGGGGTCTCCCCCGCATCACCCGCCACCGGCCCGGCGCGAGCCGGTTCACCGTCGTGGACCCGTCCGGCAACTCGATCATCTTCATCCGGCGGGACGAGGAGAAGGAGTTGGAGTACGGCGGGTCGAAGACGCTGAAGGGCATCGCCCGGGCGCTCGACAACGCCCGGATCCTCCGGGAGTTCAAGAACGACGACCGGGCGGCGGCGCGGGCGCTCACCTCGGCGCTGCGCCGGCACGGCGACACGGCGACACCGGTCGAACGCGCCCTGGCCCTGGCGACCCTGGCCGAACTGGCGGTCGCCCTCGACGAGCCCGACCGGGCCGAGGAGTGGATCGCCCAGCTACGGGCGGTCGAGTTGACCGACGCCGACCGGCGGCGGGTGGAGAGCGAGGTCGCCAACGTGACGCGACTGCACGAGTGGCTGTCCTAG
- a CDS encoding AfsR/SARP family transcriptional regulator: MTGTETDVDLRVLGPVEAVRAGRPVALGGRRQRMVLAALLVAQGRMLPVDRLRELVWGDGDRVASRATLYGYVAGLRRVLEPEHAARRGDVLVHAGTGYALRLRPGRVDAERFTALVETGGVLLDRGRPVEAATTLDTALALWRGPAFADLGDVPFVLPAVTRLAAARAAAVELRLTALLQAGRHAVLVGELEALVIEEPLRERGWELLATALYRAGRQGDALAVLRRARRTLAEQLGADPGPALRRIEVAILHHDVTLAPAAVSVSARQRPHRPLAGRVLRVRRYAPGRPSP, encoded by the coding sequence GTGACCGGTACGGAGACCGACGTCGACCTGCGGGTGCTCGGTCCGGTCGAGGCCGTGCGCGCCGGGCGGCCGGTGGCGCTCGGTGGCCGCCGGCAGCGGATGGTGCTGGCGGCGCTGCTGGTCGCCCAGGGGCGGATGCTGCCGGTGGACCGGTTGCGGGAGCTGGTGTGGGGTGACGGCGACCGGGTCGCCAGCCGCGCCACGCTCTACGGGTACGTCGCCGGCCTGCGGCGGGTGCTGGAGCCGGAGCACGCGGCCCGCCGGGGTGACGTGCTCGTCCACGCGGGGACCGGCTACGCGCTCCGACTGCGCCCGGGCCGGGTCGACGCGGAACGGTTCACGGCGCTGGTGGAGACCGGTGGGGTGCTGCTCGACCGGGGCCGACCCGTCGAGGCGGCCACCACCCTCGACACCGCGCTGGCCCTCTGGCGGGGCCCGGCCTTCGCCGATCTCGGCGACGTGCCCTTCGTCCTGCCGGCGGTGACCCGGCTGGCGGCGGCCCGCGCCGCCGCCGTGGAGCTGCGGTTGACGGCGCTGCTCCAGGCGGGACGGCACGCCGTCCTGGTCGGTGAGCTGGAGGCGCTGGTCATCGAGGAGCCCCTGCGCGAGCGGGGGTGGGAGCTGCTGGCCACCGCGCTCTACCGGGCCGGCCGACAGGGGGACGCGCTCGCCGTGCTCCGGCGTGCCCGCCGCACCCTGGCCGAGCAGCTCGGCGCGGACCCGGGTCCGGCCCTGCGGCGGATCGAGGTCGCGATCCTCCACCACGACGTGACGCTCGCCCCGGCCGCCGTGTCGGTGTCCGCTCGGCAGCGACCCCATCGTCCGCTGGCCGGACGGGTCCTCCGGGTCCGTCGGTACGCGCCGGGGCGACCGTCCCCGTGA
- a CDS encoding DUF6585 family protein has translation MPHRPATVPGQRRAAVGPHPDRVDLSVRDPSEFQVNDNGARPGDPAAVPGGEQDLGSPVMTAAPRKSLFGRRWRGAELHLFTGGLRVTAPDGFGRTYRWESVRVLQNHTRVNGGLVEAVYTLIDGDGTALSLGPGHHGLLGRHLQRVGVTSVTRGPVFVDPMRWGPEIQRRVTAAQLPAALARLNAGERLTFGDVTVDRHTVSVKEKTCRWADLHEIRLVHGQVYFEKEAGRHVLPAVVSAGVPNLYVFLGLAEQLR, from the coding sequence GTGCCCCATCGTCCAGCGACCGTTCCCGGGCAGCGCCGGGCGGCCGTCGGTCCCCACCCCGACCGGGTGGACCTGTCCGTCCGCGACCCCTCGGAGTTCCAGGTGAACGACAACGGCGCACGACCCGGCGACCCGGCGGCCGTACCGGGCGGCGAGCAGGACCTGGGCAGCCCGGTCATGACGGCCGCGCCCCGCAAGAGCCTCTTCGGTCGACGGTGGCGGGGCGCCGAACTCCACCTGTTCACCGGCGGACTGCGGGTCACCGCTCCGGACGGGTTCGGACGGACCTACCGGTGGGAGTCGGTCCGGGTCCTCCAGAACCACACCCGGGTCAACGGAGGGCTGGTGGAGGCGGTCTACACCCTGATCGACGGCGACGGTACGGCGCTGAGCCTCGGGCCGGGGCACCACGGTCTGCTCGGCCGCCACCTGCAACGTGTGGGGGTCACCTCGGTCACCCGGGGACCGGTCTTCGTCGACCCGATGCGGTGGGGCCCGGAGATCCAGCGCCGGGTGACCGCCGCCCAGTTGCCCGCCGCCCTGGCCCGGCTGAACGCGGGCGAACGGCTGACCTTCGGCGACGTCACCGTGGACCGCCACACCGTGTCGGTGAAGGAGAAGACCTGCCGCTGGGCCGACCTCCATGAGATCCGGCTGGTGCACGGGCAGGTGTACTTCGAGAAGGAAGCGGGTCGCCACGTGCTGCCGGCCGTCGTCAGCGCCGGCGTCCCGAACCTCTACGTGTTCCTCGGCCTGGCCGAACAGTTGCGGTGA
- a CDS encoding ABC transporter ATP-binding protein — translation MESSNRPLPRLRTLTSFLAPHRRTMLLGLLLGLAANAAGLATPMVTKWVLDTLGDGASMARPIAVLLGLVVVGAAIGLWQWRLLGTLAEQIVLDARTAMVARYFRARVGELQRRPTGELVTRATSDTQLLREASSSIVGLVNAGIALLGTLVLMGVLDLFLLGCTLAAVLVVAAVMGVLMPRIAAAQVTAQEHMGRLGGALEGALRAVRTVKASRAEARVTERIVDDARQVATHSVRAALVTASVWTIAWTGIQLAVIMILGIGAWRAQRDLLEISSLIAFLLYVFQLMGPITELTQNTTALQAGIAAAGRIREVETMATEPAGPASTSTSRPDTVDPEQPVLVFRGVTARYGPDADPAVRDVDLVIPRRGHTAIVGPSGAGKTTLFSLVLRFLEPEHGQLLLDGRPYATYRPDEVRARLAYVEQETPVVPGTIRDNVRFTHPDATDDEIRAVLRAVRLDEKVDSLPEGLDTPLSSTEVSGGQRQRIALARAMLRTPQVLLLDEATAQVDGLTEAALQECVRQRTAAGAVVTIAHRLSTVLDADRIVVLEDGRVRAEGTHAELLAGDDLYRRLVEALRIAAEEPVAAAR, via the coding sequence ATGGAATCATCCAATCGGCCGCTCCCTCGGCTGCGCACGCTCACCTCGTTCCTCGCCCCGCACCGACGAACGATGCTCCTCGGCCTCCTGCTGGGTCTCGCCGCGAACGCGGCCGGACTCGCGACGCCGATGGTCACCAAGTGGGTCCTGGACACCCTCGGCGACGGCGCGTCGATGGCCCGCCCGATCGCCGTCCTCCTGGGGCTCGTCGTCGTCGGCGCGGCGATCGGGCTGTGGCAGTGGCGGCTGCTCGGGACACTCGCCGAGCAGATCGTGCTCGACGCGCGGACCGCGATGGTCGCGCGCTACTTCCGGGCCCGCGTCGGCGAACTGCAACGCCGGCCCACCGGTGAGCTGGTCACCCGGGCCACCTCCGACACCCAGCTGCTGCGCGAGGCGTCCAGCAGCATCGTGGGCCTGGTCAACGCGGGCATCGCCCTGCTCGGCACGCTGGTGCTGATGGGGGTGCTCGACCTGTTCCTGCTGGGTTGCACGCTCGCGGCCGTGCTGGTGGTCGCGGCGGTCATGGGCGTCCTCATGCCCCGCATCGCGGCGGCGCAGGTCACCGCCCAGGAACACATGGGTCGGCTCGGCGGCGCGCTGGAGGGAGCACTGCGCGCGGTCCGGACGGTCAAGGCCAGCCGGGCCGAGGCCCGGGTCACCGAACGCATCGTCGACGACGCCCGGCAGGTCGCGACGCACAGCGTACGGGCAGCGCTGGTGACCGCGTCGGTCTGGACGATCGCCTGGACGGGCATCCAGCTCGCGGTGATCATGATCCTGGGCATCGGCGCCTGGCGTGCCCAGCGTGACCTGCTGGAGATCTCCAGCCTGATCGCCTTCCTGCTGTACGTGTTCCAGCTGATGGGCCCGATCACCGAGCTGACCCAGAACACCACGGCGTTGCAGGCCGGGATCGCCGCGGCCGGACGGATCCGCGAGGTCGAGACGATGGCGACCGAACCGGCGGGTCCGGCGTCCACGTCGACGTCGCGTCCGGACACCGTCGATCCGGAGCAGCCGGTGCTGGTGTTCCGTGGGGTCACCGCCCGGTACGGCCCGGACGCCGACCCGGCCGTGCGCGACGTCGACCTGGTCATCCCCCGGCGTGGGCACACCGCGATCGTGGGACCGTCAGGGGCCGGCAAGACCACCCTCTTCTCGCTCGTCCTGCGCTTCCTCGAACCCGAGCACGGGCAACTGCTCCTCGACGGCCGTCCGTACGCCACGTACCGGCCCGACGAGGTGCGGGCCCGGCTCGCCTACGTCGAGCAGGAGACGCCGGTGGTGCCGGGCACCATCCGGGACAACGTGCGGTTCACGCACCCCGACGCCACCGACGACGAGATCCGGGCGGTGCTGCGGGCCGTCCGGCTGGACGAGAAGGTCGACTCGCTTCCGGAGGGCCTGGACACGCCGCTGTCGTCCACCGAGGTGTCCGGCGGGCAGCGGCAGCGCATCGCGCTGGCGCGGGCGATGCTGCGTACCCCCCAGGTGCTGCTGCTCGACGAGGCGACCGCGCAGGTCGACGGCCTGACCGAGGCCGCGTTGCAGGAGTGCGTCCGGCAGCGTACGGCGGCCGGCGCGGTGGTGACCATCGCGCACCGGCTCTCCACGGTGCTCGACGCCGACCGGATCGTGGTGCTGGAGGACGGGCGGGTCCGCGCCGAGGGCACGCACGCCGAACTGCTGGCCGGCGACGACCTCTACCGCCGGCTGGTCGAGGCGCTGCGCATCGCGGCCGAGGAACCCGTGGCCGCGGCGCGCTAG
- a CDS encoding TetR/AcrR family transcriptional regulator, whose protein sequence is MTDAQVSGSRARTRQAIVDAAIEVLGRNPAASLGDIATAADVGRTTLHRYFAERTDLLSAVGAEATARLARATAQARPAEGTGASAVRRLCQEYFDLGDLLSLIFSEPELCVDPTAGGSAGCDPEFTALVERGHRDGSIDPELPAGWVQSIVWSQLYAGWSYLAETGASRHEVLRLVLRTVDGAIGVRSA, encoded by the coding sequence GTGACAGACGCGCAGGTCTCCGGCAGCCGGGCCCGGACCCGCCAGGCCATCGTCGACGCGGCGATCGAGGTGCTGGGGCGCAACCCCGCCGCGTCCCTGGGCGACATCGCCACCGCTGCCGACGTGGGACGGACGACCCTGCACCGCTACTTCGCCGAGCGCACCGACCTGCTGAGTGCGGTCGGTGCCGAGGCGACCGCCCGGTTGGCCCGCGCGACCGCCCAGGCGCGACCAGCCGAGGGGACCGGCGCATCGGCAGTACGCCGGCTCTGTCAGGAGTATTTCGACCTCGGCGACCTGCTCTCGCTGATCTTCAGCGAGCCCGAACTCTGTGTCGACCCGACCGCCGGTGGCTCGGCCGGGTGCGACCCGGAGTTCACCGCGTTGGTCGAGCGCGGTCACCGCGACGGCAGCATCGACCCGGAACTGCCGGCGGGCTGGGTGCAGAGCATCGTCTGGTCCCAGCTGTACGCCGGGTGGTCCTACCTCGCCGAGACCGGCGCCTCCCGGCATGAGGTGCTCCGTCTCGTCCTGCGCACCGTGGACGGGGCGATCGGGGTCAGGTCGGCCTGA
- a CDS encoding SAM-dependent methyltransferase — protein sequence MPNELFPRCGTYDRDWAEEHSLGENVLHFVESLTQVMKLRPGMRILDLGCGHAISSIFLAREFGVRVWAVDFGVDPSANQRRIEEFGCADLVQPLRADVRALPLPQDFFDAAVAFDSYRYFGTDQRFLTGMLRHLRPDGRLGIVDACTSRDISSAEDLGPDLRQEWLDGGWYLVHSIEWWRRHLTRTGLLEVTLAEPLPGSDAIRTRYLDRFRDDPAEAEMVTFMEAEEGGFTGSFRLVAHRTGRQPLLEEDGETPY from the coding sequence ATGCCGAACGAGCTCTTTCCCCGCTGTGGCACCTACGACCGGGACTGGGCGGAGGAACACTCGCTGGGCGAGAACGTGCTGCACTTCGTCGAGTCGCTGACCCAGGTGATGAAACTGCGGCCGGGCATGCGGATCCTGGACCTCGGCTGCGGCCACGCCATCAGCTCGATCTTCCTGGCCCGGGAGTTCGGGGTCCGGGTGTGGGCGGTCGACTTCGGCGTCGACCCCTCCGCCAACCAGCGCCGGATCGAGGAGTTCGGCTGCGCCGACCTGGTCCAGCCGCTCCGCGCCGACGTCCGCGCGCTGCCGCTGCCGCAGGACTTCTTCGACGCGGCGGTCGCCTTCGACTCCTACCGGTACTTCGGGACCGACCAGCGCTTCCTCACCGGGATGCTGCGACACCTGCGCCCGGACGGCCGGCTCGGCATCGTCGACGCCTGCACGAGCCGGGACATCTCCAGCGCCGAGGACCTCGGGCCCGACCTGCGCCAGGAGTGGCTCGACGGCGGCTGGTACCTGGTGCACTCGATCGAGTGGTGGCGTCGGCACCTGACCCGGACCGGCCTGCTCGAGGTCACGCTGGCCGAGCCGCTGCCGGGCAGCGACGCCATCCGCACGCGGTACCTCGACCGGTTCCGGGACGATCCGGCGGAGGCGGAGATGGTCACCTTCATGGAGGCCGAGGAGGGCGGGTTCACCGGCTCGTTCCGGCTGGTCGCCCACCGGACCGGGCGCCAGCCACTGCTGGAGGAGGACGGTGAGACGCCGTACTGA
- a CDS encoding alpha/beta hydrolase family protein: MPSPTTIRPRSLVRAVAGLTTAVLLATGGVLAAASGAQAADNPYERGPNPTTAILEASRGPFATASQTVSSLSVSGFGGGVIYYPTSTSEGTFGAIAISPGFTAYWSSISWLGPRLASHGFVVIGIETNSTLDQPDSRGRQLLAALDYLVQRSSVRTRIDGTRLAVAGHSMGGGGSLEASVSRPSLQAAIPLAPWNTTKSWSSVRVPTLIIGGEYDTVAPVSSHSEPFYSSIPAASEKAYLELNGESHFFPQSADALVGKQMVSWLKRFVDNDTRYEPFLCPGPSGLDVEEYRNTCPSS, translated from the coding sequence ATGCCATCACCCACCACCATCCGTCCCCGTTCCCTCGTCCGTGCCGTGGCCGGGCTGACCACGGCCGTCCTCCTGGCCACCGGGGGTGTCCTGGCGGCGGCGTCCGGCGCGCAGGCCGCGGACAACCCGTACGAGCGCGGCCCCAACCCGACCACCGCCATCCTGGAGGCCAGCCGTGGCCCCTTCGCCACCGCCTCGCAGACCGTCTCCTCGCTGAGCGTCAGCGGCTTCGGCGGCGGGGTCATCTACTACCCGACCAGCACCAGCGAGGGCACCTTCGGCGCCATCGCCATCTCGCCCGGTTTCACCGCCTACTGGTCCAGCATCAGCTGGCTCGGGCCGCGACTGGCCTCGCACGGCTTCGTGGTCATCGGCATCGAGACCAACAGCACCCTCGACCAGCCGGACAGCCGTGGTCGGCAGTTGCTGGCCGCGCTCGACTACCTGGTCCAGCGCAGCTCCGTCCGGACCCGGATCGACGGCACCCGGCTCGCCGTGGCCGGACACTCGATGGGCGGCGGGGGCAGCCTCGAAGCCTCCGTGTCGCGCCCGTCGTTGCAGGCCGCGATTCCGCTCGCGCCCTGGAACACGACCAAGAGCTGGTCGAGCGTACGGGTTCCCACGCTGATCATCGGCGGCGAGTACGACACCGTCGCCCCGGTGTCGTCGCACTCGGAGCCGTTCTACAGCAGCATCCCGGCCGCGTCGGAGAAGGCGTACCTGGAGCTGAACGGGGAGAGCCACTTCTTCCCCCAGTCGGCCGACGCGCTGGTCGGCAAGCAGATGGTGAGTTGGCTGAAGCGGTTCGTCGACAACGACACCCGCTACGAGCCGTTCCTCTGCCCGGGCCCGAGCGGCCTGGACGTGGAGGAGTACCGCAACACCTGCCCCAGTTCCTGA
- a CDS encoding acyl-CoA dehydrogenase family protein codes for MPDDDADRLRGLVAEFLRRHDPAGGATAFLGARFDAGLAWVHHPVGLGGLGLPRRLQPVLDEALARAGVPDHRPRRNSIGLGMAAPTVLRHGTPAQCQRWLRPLWTGEEVWCQLFSEPDAGSDLAAVTTRAVRDGDDWVVDGQKVWTSLAHRARWGLLLARTDPGVAKHRGLTYLVCDMTAPGVLVRPLRQLTGEAEFNEVFLTGVRLPDTLRLGAVGDGWRVARTTLMNERVAIGGRPLPREGGMIGLLARAWRARPELRTHGLHADLLRAWVEAEAARLTALRLRQQLAAGEPGPEGSAVKLTFAELAQRISALELDLLGDEGLRYDDWTMRRPEEPDLLGRTAAYRYLRARGNSIEGGTSEILRTVIAERVLGLPPEPRVDRPPSESGPDRPPPGPRPDRPPSEPGPDRPPGEPGADR; via the coding sequence ATGCCCGACGACGACGCCGACCGGCTGCGCGGCCTGGTCGCCGAGTTCCTCCGGCGACACGATCCGGCCGGCGGCGCGACCGCGTTCCTCGGTGCCCGGTTCGACGCCGGACTGGCCTGGGTCCACCATCCGGTCGGGCTCGGCGGGCTGGGTCTGCCCCGCCGCCTCCAGCCGGTGCTCGACGAGGCGCTGGCCCGGGCCGGTGTGCCGGACCATCGCCCACGGCGCAACAGCATCGGTCTCGGTATGGCGGCTCCGACCGTGCTGCGGCACGGCACCCCGGCCCAGTGCCAGCGGTGGCTGCGGCCGCTCTGGACCGGCGAGGAGGTCTGGTGCCAGCTGTTCAGCGAACCGGACGCCGGCTCCGACCTCGCCGCCGTGACCACCCGTGCGGTGCGCGACGGCGACGACTGGGTGGTCGACGGCCAGAAGGTGTGGACCTCGCTGGCCCACCGCGCGCGGTGGGGCCTCCTGCTCGCCCGCACCGACCCCGGGGTCGCCAAACACCGGGGGCTCACCTACCTGGTCTGTGACATGACCGCACCGGGGGTGCTGGTGCGGCCGCTGCGCCAGCTCACCGGCGAGGCGGAGTTCAACGAGGTCTTCCTCACCGGCGTCCGGCTGCCGGACACGCTGCGCCTCGGGGCCGTCGGCGACGGCTGGCGGGTGGCCCGGACCACCCTGATGAACGAGCGGGTCGCGATCGGTGGGCGACCGCTGCCCCGCGAGGGGGGCATGATCGGCCTGCTGGCGCGCGCCTGGCGCGCGCGACCCGAGCTGCGCACACACGGCCTGCACGCCGACCTCCTACGCGCCTGGGTGGAGGCCGAGGCCGCCCGGTTGACCGCCCTGCGGCTGCGCCAACAGCTCGCCGCCGGCGAGCCGGGGCCGGAGGGGTCGGCGGTGAAGCTCACCTTCGCCGAGCTGGCCCAGCGGATCAGCGCGTTGGAGCTGGACCTGCTCGGCGACGAGGGGCTGCGGTACGACGACTGGACGATGCGCCGTCCGGAGGAGCCGGACCTGCTCGGCCGCACCGCCGCGTACCGCTACCTGCGGGCCCGGGGAAACTCGATCGAGGGTGGGACCTCGGAGATCCTGCGCACCGTCATCGCCGAGCGGGTCCTCGGCCTGCCGCCCGAGCCCCGCGTGGACCGACCGCCGTCGGAGTCCGGGCCGGACCGACCGCCGCCCGGGCCGAGGCCGGACCGACCGCCGTCGGAGCCCGGGCCGGACCGACCGCCGGGCGAGCCCGGGGCGGACCGATGA
- a CDS encoding acyl-CoA dehydrogenase family protein produces MTDLCYDDVEEALRDSVRALLTTHAPWQRTLTRVDGGEAYDPALWARLVGELGVAGLPVPEEHGGAGVGFREVAVVLEELGRAVAPVPFLGSAVLATRALLACGETRLLGPLAAGRCVATLVVPFGTSPGTPPDPVAVSTGPALTGRVAGVVDALPADVLLVPAGDGLYAVDARGPGVRRTPVVSLDVTRPLADVGFADAPARRVAAGATATGAVTDALTAGAALLASEQVGVAQRCLDLAVAHVRTRHQFGRPVGSFQAVKHRLADVWVAVSQARAVARYAADCLATGDPDTALAASLAQAYCGTVATTAAEVCVQAHGGLGFTWEHPAHLLLKRARSAAVAFGAADRHRAVLTDLADLPAPPPGAPRP; encoded by the coding sequence ATGACCGACCTGTGTTACGACGACGTCGAGGAGGCGCTCCGGGACAGCGTCCGGGCGCTGCTGACGACACACGCCCCGTGGCAGCGGACCCTGACCCGGGTGGACGGCGGCGAGGCGTACGACCCGGCGCTCTGGGCGCGGCTGGTCGGTGAGCTCGGGGTCGCCGGCCTGCCGGTGCCCGAGGAGCACGGCGGCGCGGGCGTCGGCTTCCGCGAGGTGGCGGTGGTGCTGGAGGAGTTGGGCCGGGCGGTCGCGCCGGTGCCGTTCCTGGGCAGCGCCGTGCTGGCCACCCGGGCGCTGCTCGCCTGTGGGGAGACCCGGCTGCTCGGGCCGCTCGCCGCCGGGCGGTGCGTCGCGACGCTGGTGGTTCCGTTCGGCACGTCCCCCGGAACACCTCCGGACCCGGTCGCGGTGTCCACCGGTCCGGCTCTCACCGGCCGGGTGGCCGGTGTCGTCGACGCGCTCCCGGCCGACGTGCTGTTGGTGCCGGCCGGAGACGGACTGTACGCCGTGGACGCCCGGGGACCGGGGGTGCGCCGGACCCCGGTGGTCTCCCTCGACGTCACCCGCCCGCTGGCCGACGTCGGGTTCGCCGACGCGCCGGCCCGACGGGTCGCCGCCGGCGCGACGGCCACCGGGGCGGTGACCGACGCGCTGACCGCAGGCGCGGCGTTGCTCGCCTCGGAGCAGGTCGGCGTGGCCCAGCGCTGTCTCGACCTGGCGGTCGCGCACGTGCGGACCCGGCACCAGTTCGGCCGTCCGGTCGGCTCGTTCCAGGCGGTCAAGCACCGGCTGGCCGACGTCTGGGTGGCGGTCTCCCAGGCCCGGGCGGTGGCCCGGTACGCCGCCGACTGCCTCGCCACCGGCGACCCGGACACCGCCCTGGCCGCGTCACTGGCCCAGGCGTACTGCGGGACGGTCGCGACGACCGCCGCCGAGGTCTGCGTGCAGGCGCACGGTGGCCTCGGGTTCACCTGGGAACATCCGGCGCACCTGTTGCTCAAGCGGGCGAGGAGCGCGGCGGTCGCCTTCGGCGCCGCCGACCGGCACCGGGCGGTCCTGACCGACCTGGCCGACCTGCCCGCGCCACCACCCGGTGCGCCCCGACCCTGA